Proteins encoded in a region of the Procambarus clarkii isolate CNS0578487 chromosome 42, FALCON_Pclarkii_2.0, whole genome shotgun sequence genome:
- the LOC138373347 gene encoding zinc finger protein 768-like, which yields MSEEFQATSGKFQATSGKFQATSGMFQARSGKFQAKSGMFQVRSGKFQATSGKFQATSGKFQATSGKFQATSGMFQARRGKFQARCGKFQARIGKFQARIGKFQATSGKFQATSG from the coding sequence ATGAGTGAGGAGTTTCAGGCCACCAGTGGCAAGTTTCAGGCCACAAGTGGCAAGTTTCAGGCCACCAGTGGCATGTTTCAGGCCAGAAGTGGCAAGTTTCAGGCCAAGAGTGGCATGTTTCAAGTCAGGAGTGGCAAGTTTCAGGCCACGAGTGGCAAGTTTCAGGCCACGAGTGGCAAGTTTCAAGCCACAAGTGGCAAGTTTCAAGCCACCAGTGGCATGTTTCAGGCCAGAAGGGGCAAGTTTCAGGCCAGATGTGGAAAGTTTCAGGCCAGGATTGGCAAGTTTCAAGCTAGGATAGGCAAGTTTCAGGCCACCAGTGGCAAGTTTCAGGCCACCAGTGGCTAG